The Kitasatospora paranensis genome has a window encoding:
- a CDS encoding PLP-dependent cysteine synthase family protein → MALHTVDVDRSDRAYRDWLKEAVRKVQADANRSADTHLLRFPLPEDWGIDLYLKDESTHPTGSLKHRLARSLFLYGLCNGWIRPGKPVIEASSGSTAVSEAYFAKLIGVPFVAVMARTTSQAKIDLIEFHGGRCHLVDNPCEVYEVSARLAEETGGHYMDQFTYAERATDWRGNNNIAESIFAQLRLEPHPEPAWIVATAGTGGTSATIARYVHYMQYDTSICVADPENSCFFQGWVEHDPAAVCASGSRIEGIGRPRMEPSFVPGAVDRMMKVPDAASIAAIRVLEHVLGRKVGASTGTGLWSALRIVAEMRAAGERGSVVTLICDPGDRYLDKYHADSWLADQGIDIAPYRAELEDFLDGARLTLT, encoded by the coding sequence ATGGCCCTGCACACCGTCGACGTGGACCGCAGTGACCGCGCCTATCGCGACTGGCTCAAGGAGGCCGTCCGCAAGGTCCAGGCGGACGCGAACCGCTCCGCCGACACGCACCTGCTGCGCTTCCCGCTGCCCGAGGACTGGGGCATCGACCTCTACCTCAAGGACGAGTCCACCCACCCCACCGGCAGCCTCAAGCACCGCCTCGCCCGGTCGCTCTTCCTCTACGGCCTGTGCAACGGCTGGATCAGACCGGGCAAGCCCGTCATCGAGGCCTCCAGCGGCTCCACGGCCGTCTCCGAGGCGTACTTCGCCAAGCTGATCGGCGTCCCGTTCGTCGCGGTGATGGCCAGGACCACCAGCCAGGCCAAGATCGATCTGATCGAGTTCCACGGCGGCCGATGTCACCTCGTCGACAACCCGTGCGAGGTGTACGAGGTCTCCGCCAGGCTGGCCGAGGAGACCGGCGGGCACTACATGGACCAGTTCACCTACGCCGAGCGGGCCACCGACTGGCGGGGCAACAACAACATCGCCGAGTCGATCTTCGCGCAGCTGCGGCTGGAGCCGCACCCGGAGCCCGCCTGGATCGTGGCGACCGCCGGCACCGGCGGCACCTCGGCCACCATCGCCCGGTACGTGCACTACATGCAGTACGACACCAGCATCTGTGTCGCCGACCCGGAGAACTCCTGCTTCTTCCAGGGCTGGGTGGAGCACGACCCGGCGGCGGTCTGCGCCAGCGGTTCGCGGATCGAGGGCATCGGCCGTCCGCGGATGGAGCCCAGCTTCGTGCCGGGTGCCGTCGACCGGATGATGAAAGTCCCGGATGCCGCCTCGATCGCCGCGATCCGCGTCCTGGAACACGTCCTCGGACGGAAGGTCGGCGCCTCCACCGGCACCGGTCTGTGGAGCGCGCTGCGGATCGTCGCCGAGATGCGCGCCGCGGGCGAGCGCGGCAGCGTGGTCACGCTGATCTGCGACCCGGGCGACCGCTACCTGGACAAGTACCACGCGGACTCCTGGCTGGCCGACCAGGGCATCGACATCGCCCCCTACCGGGCCGAGCTGGAGGACTTCCTCGACGGCGCCCGGCTCACCCTGACCTGA
- a CDS encoding ABC transporter permease: MNTTLRIGLRSARAHRRRLFGTALAVLLGVAFLTGTMVLGDTLRANFDTLFADANAGTGAVVRSADVLDAQGVPGGVRAPVEAALADRLRTVPGVSATEASVQGAGQLVGHDGKPVGGQGPPTLAGNWLTDPVLNPYRLSEGRAPAAPGEAVINRGAARAGGLHLGDTTVLRTPDPVRITVVGIATFGADADGMGPSTFTGLTLADAERHLTPKGHGQASAIRVRSDSLSQAQLVDRIVPQLPSGVQALTGRAATAESTADVSGRFLTMFTTLLLVFAGIALLVATFTIHNTFAIVVAQRTRESALLRALGASRRQVLLGTLAEAAMVAVAASAAGLLGGVGVAAGLKALFAALGFSLPTGGMVVAAASIALPLAVGVLVTLGSALVPAVRAGRTAPLAALRETAVDGAASGRGGRVRAVLGAVLLVGGVPLAAVGATRGGSGGPSVLLTAVGAVAALAGTVVLGPVAAVPVVRVLGAPLPRLRGVGGVLARRNAARNPSRTAATATALMVGVAVVTLFTVFGASIRATLDDTVNRSFAGDLAVTAPSFGAGGSGVSPGLADAVRALPEVRQAVGLGKGVARIDGHGRQLDVTDPSRLAGVVALGRVDGSLAALGTDGLAVSRTEAAARGWHLGSTVPVTFADGTAGFTVRALYEGGGVAGDYLMTRQAWAPHRGQDSDTLVAVALKPGVSPAAGRAAVERVAAGFGSPQVQDRAEYAASAAGGVDIMLSVVYALLALAVLIALLGIANTLTLAVHERTRELGLLRAVGQTRGQLRSMVRWESVLVAAFGTVGGLGLGAFLGWALVRASDSAGDGSFALPAGRLAVVLIAGLVAGAVAGLRPAGRAARLDVLRAIAAD, encoded by the coding sequence ATGAACACCACCCTGCGCATCGGCCTCCGTTCGGCCCGCGCCCACCGTCGCCGGTTGTTCGGCACGGCACTGGCCGTCCTGCTCGGCGTTGCCTTCCTGACCGGCACCATGGTGCTCGGCGACACCCTGCGGGCCAACTTCGACACCCTGTTCGCCGACGCCAACGCCGGGACGGGCGCCGTGGTCCGCAGCGCCGACGTGCTGGACGCCCAGGGCGTGCCCGGCGGCGTCCGCGCGCCCGTCGAAGCGGCGCTCGCCGACCGGCTGCGCACCGTGCCGGGGGTGAGCGCCACCGAGGCGTCCGTCCAGGGCGCGGGGCAGCTGGTCGGTCACGACGGCAAGCCGGTCGGCGGCCAGGGCCCGCCGACCCTCGCAGGGAACTGGCTCACCGACCCCGTCCTCAACCCGTACCGGCTGTCGGAGGGCCGGGCGCCCGCCGCGCCCGGCGAGGCCGTGATCAACCGTGGCGCGGCCAGGGCCGGCGGGCTCCACCTCGGCGACACCACCGTGCTGCGCACGCCCGACCCGGTGCGGATCACCGTGGTCGGCATCGCGACCTTCGGCGCGGACGCCGACGGCATGGGTCCGTCCACCTTCACCGGGCTGACCCTGGCCGATGCCGAACGCCACCTCACCCCGAAGGGCCATGGTCAGGCGTCCGCGATCCGGGTGCGGTCCGACTCCCTGAGCCAGGCTCAGCTGGTCGACCGGATCGTCCCTCAGTTGCCGTCGGGTGTGCAGGCGCTCACCGGTCGGGCGGCCACGGCCGAATCGACGGCGGACGTCTCCGGGCGCTTCCTGACCATGTTCACCACGCTGCTGCTGGTGTTCGCCGGTATCGCGCTGCTGGTGGCGACCTTCACCATCCACAACACCTTCGCCATCGTGGTCGCGCAGCGGACGCGGGAGAGCGCCCTGCTGCGGGCGCTGGGCGCCAGTCGGCGGCAAGTCCTGCTCGGCACGCTGGCCGAGGCGGCGATGGTCGCGGTGGCGGCCTCGGCAGCCGGTCTGCTCGGCGGTGTCGGCGTTGCGGCCGGCCTGAAGGCGCTGTTCGCGGCGCTCGGCTTCTCGTTGCCGACCGGCGGCATGGTGGTCGCGGCGGCATCGATCGCCCTGCCGCTCGCCGTCGGGGTCCTGGTCACCCTCGGCTCCGCGCTGGTCCCCGCCGTGCGGGCCGGCCGCACGGCTCCGCTCGCCGCTCTGCGCGAGACGGCGGTGGACGGTGCGGCGAGCGGCCGCGGCGGCCGGGTACGGGCGGTGCTGGGTGCCGTCCTGCTCGTCGGCGGCGTCCCCTTGGCAGCGGTCGGCGCGACCCGCGGCGGGTCCGGTGGCCCTTCGGTGCTGCTCACCGCCGTCGGCGCGGTCGCGGCGCTGGCCGGCACGGTGGTGCTGGGGCCGGTGGCCGCGGTGCCGGTGGTCCGCGTCCTCGGGGCGCCGCTGCCCCGGCTGCGCGGGGTCGGCGGAGTCCTGGCCCGGCGCAACGCCGCCCGCAATCCGAGCCGGACGGCGGCGACGGCCACCGCCCTGATGGTGGGGGTCGCGGTGGTCACCCTGTTCACCGTCTTCGGCGCCTCGATCCGGGCCACCCTCGACGACACGGTCAACCGCTCCTTCGCCGGTGATCTGGCGGTGACGGCGCCCTCGTTCGGCGCCGGCGGCAGCGGCGTCAGCCCGGGGCTCGCCGACGCCGTCCGGGCGCTGCCCGAGGTGCGGCAGGCCGTGGGGCTCGGCAAGGGGGTCGCCCGGATCGACGGCCACGGGCGGCAGTTGGACGTCACCGACCCGTCCCGCCTCGCCGGCGTGGTCGCGCTCGGCCGGGTGGACGGCTCGCTGGCGGCGCTCGGCACCGACGGCCTCGCGGTGTCCCGCACCGAGGCCGCCGCCCGCGGGTGGCATCTGGGCAGCACCGTCCCGGTGACCTTCGCCGACGGCACCGCCGGTTTCACCGTTCGCGCGCTGTACGAGGGCGGCGGTGTGGCGGGCGACTACCTGATGACCCGCCAGGCCTGGGCGCCGCACCGGGGCCAGGACAGCGACACCCTGGTCGCGGTCGCCCTGAAGCCCGGCGTGTCACCCGCCGCGGGCCGGGCCGCGGTCGAGCGGGTGGCCGCCGGCTTCGGCAGCCCGCAGGTCCAGGACCGGGCCGAGTACGCGGCGAGCGCCGCCGGCGGCGTCGACATCATGCTGTCCGTGGTGTACGCGCTGCTCGCCCTGGCGGTGCTGATCGCACTGCTCGGCATCGCCAACACGCTGACCCTGGCGGTCCACGAGCGCACCCGTGAGCTCGGTCTGCTGCGGGCGGTGGGCCAGACCCGCGGCCAGCTGCGGTCGATGGTGCGCTGGGAGTCGGTGCTGGTGGCGGCGTTCGGCACGGTGGGCGGACTCGGGCTGGGCGCCTTCCTCGGCTGGGCGCTCGTCCGCGCGTCGGACAGCGCGGGAGACGGCTCGTTCGCGCTGCCGGCCGGCCGGCTCGCCGTGGTGCTGATCGCCGGCCTGGTGGCGGGCGCCGTCGCGGGCCTCCGTCCGGCCGGGCGGGCGGCGCGGCTCGACGTCCTCCGGGCGATCGCGGCGGACTGA
- a CDS encoding ABC transporter ATP-binding protein translates to MSVVVELHAAARVADAVKVYGIGETRVRALDHVSVEFPAGRFTAIMGPSGSGKSTLMHCAAGLDTLTAGSAFIGGTELGSLNDRRLTELRRERIGFVFQSFNLVPTLTVRENITLPLDLAGAAPDGPWIDALIDVVGLGDRLRHRPAELSGGQQQRVAVARALAGRPQVVFADEPTGNLDSRSGAEVLGLLRRAVDTMGQAVVMVTHDPTAAAHADEVLFLADGRLVDSMREPTADRVLDRMKAFDTRDTRADVDTRVDMEARDTRDTRAPLTAGTDEGSGRA, encoded by the coding sequence GTGAGCGTCGTCGTGGAGTTGCACGCCGCCGCCCGGGTGGCCGATGCCGTGAAGGTGTACGGCATCGGCGAGACCCGGGTGCGGGCGCTGGACCACGTGTCGGTGGAGTTCCCGGCCGGCAGGTTCACCGCGATCATGGGGCCTTCCGGCTCCGGCAAGTCGACGCTGATGCACTGCGCCGCCGGTCTGGACACGCTCACCGCGGGCAGTGCCTTCATCGGCGGCACCGAGCTGGGCAGCCTGAACGACCGGAGACTGACGGAGCTTCGGCGCGAGCGGATCGGCTTCGTGTTCCAGTCGTTCAACCTGGTGCCGACACTCACCGTCCGGGAGAACATCACCCTGCCGCTCGACCTCGCCGGTGCCGCACCCGACGGCCCGTGGATCGACGCGCTGATCGACGTCGTCGGGCTCGGCGACCGGCTGCGGCACCGCCCGGCGGAGCTCTCCGGCGGGCAGCAGCAGCGCGTCGCCGTCGCGCGGGCCCTGGCCGGGCGCCCCCAGGTCGTGTTCGCGGACGAGCCGACCGGCAATCTCGACTCCCGCTCCGGTGCCGAAGTCCTCGGTCTGCTCCGGCGGGCCGTGGACACCATGGGCCAGGCGGTGGTGATGGTCACCCATGACCCGACGGCGGCCGCTCATGCCGACGAGGTGCTGTTCCTCGCCGACGGGCGTCTCGTCGACAGCATGCGCGAACCCACCGCGGATCGCGTGCTCGACCGGATGAAGGCCTTCGACACCCGCGACACCCGCGCCGACGTGGACACCCGCGTCGACATGGAAGCCCGCGACACCCGCGACACCCGCGCTCCGCTGACTGCAGGCACCGACGAGGGGAGCGGCCGGGCATGA
- a CDS encoding SHOCT domain-containing protein codes for MGDTDDTEEMDVMDTLLANADGHWPGPWILLVPLFWAAAVVLVVLILRRTVWRRGPWSHGCGPGQGGQGPLATLGDRYARGEIDVEEYRARRSVLTEHLRQPQTGGGK; via the coding sequence GTGGGCGACACCGACGACACCGAGGAGATGGACGTCATGGACACCCTGCTGGCGAACGCGGACGGGCACTGGCCCGGGCCCTGGATCCTGCTCGTCCCGCTGTTCTGGGCGGCGGCGGTGGTCCTGGTGGTACTGATCCTCCGCCGGACGGTGTGGCGGCGCGGCCCGTGGTCCCACGGCTGCGGTCCGGGTCAGGGCGGCCAGGGCCCGCTGGCCACGCTCGGTGACCGGTACGCCCGCGGCGAGATCGACGTCGAGGAGTACCGGGCACGCCGTTCCGTGCTGACCGAGCACCTCCGGCAGCCGCAGACCGGCGGTGGCAAGTGA
- a CDS encoding MarR family winged helix-turn-helix transcriptional regulator, with product MESPEAAPPSLVCLTTYLLSRTGKAARGRLTERLAARGLRLWHMAVLAALTDFGPHVQRALATRLSVDPSDIAKVVDELAAAGWVGRTRDPADRRRVRVTVTPEGRTALAALRSDAEAVQDDLLAPLDDAERDQLTALLRRVFDHVQAGPAPDLGPAPDPGPNPTPG from the coding sequence ATGGAATCCCCCGAAGCCGCCCCGCCCAGCCTGGTTTGCCTGACCACCTATCTGCTCTCCCGGACGGGCAAGGCGGCCCGCGGGCGCCTGACCGAGCGCCTCGCGGCCCGGGGGCTCCGGCTGTGGCACATGGCCGTCCTCGCAGCGCTCACCGACTTCGGCCCCCACGTGCAGCGGGCCCTGGCCACCCGGTTGTCGGTGGACCCGAGCGACATCGCCAAGGTGGTCGACGAACTCGCCGCCGCCGGATGGGTCGGGCGCACCCGCGATCCGGCCGACCGCCGCCGCGTCCGGGTCACCGTCACCCCGGAGGGCCGTACCGCGTTGGCCGCACTCCGGTCGGACGCCGAGGCCGTCCAGGACGATCTCCTCGCCCCGCTCGACGACGCCGAGCGCGACCAGCTCACCGCGCTGCTGCGCCGCGTCTTCGACCACGTCCAGGCCGGCCCAGCCCCCGACCTCGGCCCGGCCCCCGACCCAGGCCCGAACCCCACCCCTGGCTGA
- a CDS encoding VOC family protein, producing MDALHPRLLVSRFAETFRFYEAVLPELTGAQLMKGDADGPYAHWDVDGQGVLALFDRAAMAGALGPDVMGPDAVGSGLRAGDEDGGQGDGRGVMFVCRVDDVEVGHALCLRHGAISVAAPTDRPAWGPALRTAHLRDPEGTLIELQSY from the coding sequence GTGGACGCCCTTCACCCCCGCCTGCTCGTCAGCAGATTCGCCGAGACCTTCCGCTTCTACGAGGCCGTCCTCCCGGAGTTGACGGGTGCCCAGCTGATGAAGGGCGATGCCGACGGCCCGTACGCCCACTGGGACGTCGACGGACAGGGCGTGCTTGCCCTGTTCGATCGCGCCGCGATGGCCGGTGCGCTCGGCCCGGATGTCATGGGCCCCGACGCCGTCGGCTCCGGCCTCAGGGCAGGCGACGAGGACGGAGGTCAAGGCGACGGCAGGGGCGTGATGTTCGTCTGCCGGGTCGACGACGTGGAGGTCGGCCATGCGCTCTGCCTGCGCCACGGCGCCATCTCCGTGGCTGCGCCGACCGATCGTCCGGCGTGGGGGCCTGCGCTGCGTACCGCGCACCTGCGCGATCCGGAGGGCACGCTGATCGAGCTCCAGTCCTACTGA
- a CDS encoding response regulator — translation MIRVLLADDQALVRAGFRALLDAQPDIEVVGEADDGEQAVALAVELRPDVVLMDIRMPRLDGLEATRRIGADPSLAGLRVVVLTTFELDEYVFEALRGGAAGFLVKDTEPAELLRAVRVAAAGDALLSPGVTRRLIGEFAARSKAPQPGGLDVLTEREREVLALVGLGLSNEDIARRLVVSPLTAKTHVSRAMIKLGARDRAQLVVLAYESGLVRPGWLG, via the coding sequence ATGATCAGGGTGCTGCTGGCGGACGACCAGGCTCTCGTCCGGGCCGGCTTCCGGGCGCTGCTCGACGCCCAGCCCGACATCGAGGTGGTGGGTGAGGCCGACGACGGTGAGCAGGCTGTCGCGCTCGCCGTCGAACTGCGCCCCGACGTCGTCCTGATGGACATCCGGATGCCCCGGCTGGACGGTCTGGAGGCCACCCGCCGGATCGGCGCGGACCCGTCCCTGGCGGGCCTTCGTGTGGTCGTCCTGACCACCTTCGAGCTCGACGAGTACGTCTTCGAGGCGCTGCGCGGCGGCGCCGCGGGCTTCCTGGTGAAGGACACCGAACCGGCCGAACTCCTCCGGGCCGTCCGGGTGGCGGCGGCCGGGGACGCCCTGCTCTCGCCGGGCGTGACCCGGCGGCTGATCGGCGAGTTCGCGGCCCGCTCCAAGGCGCCGCAGCCGGGAGGCCTGGACGTCCTCACCGAGCGGGAACGGGAGGTGCTGGCGCTGGTCGGGCTCGGCCTCTCGAACGAGGACATCGCGCGACGCCTGGTGGTCAGCCCGCTCACCGCCAAGACCCATGTCAGCCGGGCCATGATCAAGCTCGGGGCCCGCGACCGGGCCCAACTGGTCGTCCTGGCCTACGAGTCGGGATTGGTCAGGCCCGGCTGGCTGGGCTGA
- a CDS encoding PhzF family phenazine biosynthesis isomerase: MTLAPGTEILRYAAFTADPAGGNPAGVVPDAAGLDDAEQLAIAARLGYSETAFLRPIGDRAYAVRYFSPLAEVPFCGHATIASAVALGERLGPGGLRFETKAGTVPVEVVAGGDGVLSATLTSVEPSVEPVADADVTEALDALGWSRTDLDQALPPRIAFAGARHLVLATATRERLADLAYDFDRLTRFMTGLDLTTLQLVHRTAPDVFHVRDPFPVGGVVEDPATGAAAAAFGAYLREIDGVRDAELTLHQGEDLGRPGTLRVRIDPADRLIRVSGAAVRIPRRNPTRNPDPSS; this comes from the coding sequence ATGACCCTTGCACCCGGCACCGAGATCCTGCGCTACGCCGCCTTCACCGCTGACCCGGCGGGCGGCAACCCGGCCGGCGTGGTTCCCGACGCGGCGGGCCTGGACGACGCCGAGCAGCTCGCCATCGCGGCCCGGCTCGGATACTCGGAGACCGCCTTCCTCCGCCCGATCGGGGACCGTGCCTATGCGGTCCGGTACTTCAGCCCGCTCGCCGAGGTCCCGTTCTGCGGCCACGCCACCATCGCCTCGGCGGTCGCGCTCGGCGAGCGGCTCGGCCCCGGTGGGCTCCGCTTCGAGACGAAGGCGGGCACCGTCCCGGTAGAGGTCGTCGCCGGAGGGGACGGTGTGCTGTCGGCGACCCTCACCAGCGTCGAGCCGTCGGTCGAACCGGTCGCCGACGCCGATGTCACCGAGGCACTGGACGCCCTCGGCTGGAGCCGTACCGATCTGGACCAGGCCCTGCCGCCGCGGATCGCCTTCGCGGGCGCCCGCCACCTGGTGCTCGCCACCGCGACCCGCGAGCGCCTCGCCGACCTCGCCTACGACTTCGACCGGCTCACCCGCTTCATGACCGGTCTCGACCTCACCACCCTGCAGCTCGTGCACCGCACGGCGCCGGACGTCTTCCACGTCCGCGACCCGTTCCCGGTCGGCGGCGTCGTCGAGGATCCGGCCACCGGCGCCGCGGCCGCCGCCTTCGGCGCCTACCTGCGCGAGATCGACGGCGTGCGGGACGCCGAACTCACCCTGCACCAGGGCGAGGACCTCGGACGCCCCGGCACCCTGCGGGTCCGCATCGACCCCGCCGACCGGCTGATCCGGGTGAGCGGCGCAGCGGTGCGGATCCCTCGCCGTAACCCGACCCGTAACCCCGACCCGTCCTCCTGA
- a CDS encoding RidA family protein, with the protein MTQYLPSPEGQSPVHGINRPAAATAAAVAVPAPGAASPVRRAILGGSVFEERIGYARAVVDGDRVHVSGTTGFDYATMAISDDVVDQAEQCLRTIGAALAEAGCTFADVVRVRYLLPDRADFEPCWPVLRARFGDVRPAATMMVCGLADPRMKIEIEVDARRPADASEPGRPC; encoded by the coding sequence ATGACCCAGTACCTGCCGTCCCCCGAGGGCCAGTCGCCCGTTCACGGCATCAACCGCCCTGCTGCCGCGACGGCCGCGGCTGTTGCTGTGCCCGCCCCCGGTGCCGCGTCGCCCGTGCGGCGGGCGATCCTCGGCGGTTCGGTGTTCGAGGAGCGGATCGGCTACGCGCGCGCCGTCGTCGACGGCGACCGGGTGCACGTGTCCGGCACCACCGGGTTCGACTACGCCACGATGGCGATCTCCGACGACGTCGTCGATCAGGCCGAGCAGTGCCTGCGCACCATTGGCGCCGCACTGGCGGAGGCCGGCTGCACCTTCGCCGATGTCGTCCGGGTGCGCTACCTGCTGCCCGACCGCGCGGACTTCGAACCGTGCTGGCCCGTCCTCCGGGCTCGCTTCGGCGATGTCCGCCCGGCCGCGACGATGATGGTCTGCGGCCTCGCCGATCCCCGAATGAAGATCGAGATCGAGGTGGACGCCCGCCGCCCCGCCGACGCGTCGGAGCCCGGGCGCCCCTGCTGA
- a CDS encoding LysR family transcriptional regulator: protein MKGSDVTGNITGSGGTDRPELALHQLHAFAVLAEELHFGHAADRLGIAQPPLSQQIRRLEARVGHPLFVRGPGRISLTPAGRELLPAARRALGEIADGLAAARRVGDGLAGRLRIGFAASLAPTLLPGLLTAFRARYPAVDLDIREMTTAPQVSALHERALDVGLLREPPVEPGLAVEPLLSERFVAVLPAGHPLAVGRTVPVAALADQPFVLLPRACGPTVHDRILGVCRAAGFEPRVVQRAVEWQTVAALVAAGLGVSLAPAGVRAVRLRGSPTAGSPRTPPAPRSPWPGARTTGARSSGTSWPPPAACTGTGRRPRSAPADPVATP from the coding sequence ATGAAGGGCTCGGACGTCACGGGGAACATCACCGGCTCCGGCGGCACGGACCGCCCCGAACTCGCGCTGCACCAGCTGCACGCCTTCGCCGTGCTCGCGGAGGAGCTCCACTTCGGGCACGCCGCCGACCGGCTGGGGATCGCCCAGCCGCCGCTGAGCCAGCAGATCCGACGGCTCGAAGCGAGAGTCGGCCACCCGCTGTTCGTCCGCGGGCCCGGCCGGATCTCGCTCACCCCCGCGGGCCGCGAGCTGCTGCCCGCGGCCCGCCGCGCGCTCGGTGAGATCGCCGACGGACTGGCGGCGGCACGCCGGGTCGGCGACGGGCTCGCGGGCCGGCTGCGGATCGGTTTCGCCGCCTCGCTGGCGCCGACCCTGCTGCCCGGCCTGCTGACCGCGTTCCGCGCCCGGTACCCGGCCGTGGACCTGGACATCCGGGAGATGACCACGGCCCCGCAGGTCTCCGCGCTGCACGAACGGGCCCTCGACGTCGGCCTCCTGCGCGAGCCGCCGGTGGAGCCCGGCCTGGCCGTGGAGCCCCTGCTCAGCGAGCGGTTCGTGGCCGTGCTGCCGGCAGGCCATCCGCTGGCGGTCGGCCGCACCGTTCCGGTCGCCGCCCTGGCGGACCAGCCGTTCGTCCTGCTGCCCCGGGCGTGCGGGCCCACCGTCCACGACCGGATCCTCGGCGTCTGCCGCGCGGCCGGGTTCGAGCCGCGGGTCGTCCAGCGTGCGGTGGAGTGGCAGACGGTGGCCGCCCTGGTCGCGGCGGGCCTCGGGGTGTCGCTGGCCCCGGCCGGTGTGCGCGCCGTCCGGCTGCGGGGGTCGCCTACCGCCGGATCACCCCGGACACCGCCCGCTCCACGGTCGCCATGGCCTGGCGCACGGACGACGGGAGCCCGCTCGTCGGGCACTTCCTGGCCACCGCCCGCAGCCTGCACTGGGACCGGACGGCGACCCCGTAGCGCCCCCGCAGACCCCGTAGCGACCCCGTAG
- a CDS encoding ROK family protein codes for MPTSPTSAQFPSGARNPAEPRRSAPDRGRTLLGPALALVHTGLAPTRSALTSALDVTRATAGAVTGELEALGLITVDSRPAGGGRGRPSHRLAIDPAGPVVVAAQIHADGLSVALAGLGGRLETPRYLPLPDATDPVRMLRAVAEAGAALARASTRRCLGMALALPNPVTEPDGTALAALHFAWPSGTPVADLFDQEVRRADFGPRARTPVPAAVANDANLAALAEHRHGAGRGARHLLLVTSGHRGVGGALVIDGHLHTGSSGLALEVGHLTVDPLGRPCPCGNRGCLNSETDPEALFIAAERIPDPAGPLLGQARLLARSAATDRVAERAVEHVVDRLGLGLAGLVNILNPDRIVLSGLHLDLLAAAPERLAAVVADRCLWGRSGRVPIVPAQVDHAGLVGAAELAWEPYLQDPQLVPTGRLAEGRPT; via the coding sequence GTGCCCACCTCACCCACAAGTGCGCAGTTCCCGTCCGGTGCCCGGAACCCGGCCGAGCCGCGACGCAGCGCGCCCGACCGCGGCCGCACCCTGCTCGGACCGGCGCTGGCCCTCGTCCACACCGGCCTGGCGCCCACCCGGTCCGCGCTCACCAGCGCCCTCGACGTCACCCGGGCCACCGCCGGTGCCGTCACCGGCGAACTCGAGGCCCTCGGGCTGATCACCGTCGACTCCCGGCCGGCGGGCGGCGGCCGCGGCCGGCCGTCCCACCGGCTCGCGATCGACCCGGCCGGGCCGGTGGTCGTCGCCGCGCAGATCCACGCAGACGGCCTGAGCGTGGCCCTGGCCGGGCTCGGCGGCCGACTGGAGACACCCCGCTACCTCCCGCTGCCGGACGCCACCGACCCCGTCCGGATGCTGCGCGCCGTCGCCGAGGCGGGTGCGGCTCTCGCCCGCGCCTCCACCCGGCGGTGCCTCGGCATGGCGCTCGCCCTGCCCAACCCGGTGACCGAACCGGACGGCACCGCCCTCGCCGCGCTCCACTTCGCCTGGCCCAGCGGCACGCCCGTCGCGGACCTCTTCGACCAGGAGGTCCGGCGCGCCGACTTCGGCCCCCGGGCCCGGACGCCCGTGCCCGCCGCCGTCGCCAACGACGCCAACCTCGCCGCCCTCGCCGAGCACCGGCACGGCGCCGGCCGCGGCGCCCGCCACCTGCTGCTCGTCACCTCGGGGCACCGCGGAGTCGGTGGCGCGCTCGTCATCGACGGGCATCTGCACACCGGCAGTTCCGGACTCGCCCTGGAGGTCGGCCATCTGACGGTCGACCCGCTCGGCCGGCCCTGTCCCTGTGGCAACCGCGGCTGCCTGAACTCCGAGACCGACCCGGAGGCCCTGTTCATCGCCGCCGAGCGCATCCCCGACCCGGCCGGCCCGCTGCTCGGCCAGGCCCGCCTGCTCGCCCGCTCCGCCGCCACCGACCGGGTGGCCGAACGGGCCGTCGAGCACGTCGTGGACCGGCTCGGCCTCGGCCTCGCCGGGCTGGTCAACATCCTCAACCCGGACCGCATCGTGCTCAGCGGCCTCCACCTCGACCTGCTCGCCGCCGCCCCCGAGCGGCTGGCCGCCGTGGTCGCCGACCGCTGCCTGTGGGGGCGCAGCGGGCGGGTGCCGATCGTGCCCGCCCAGGTCGACCACGCGGGGCTGGTCGGCGCGGCGGAACTCGCCTGGGAGCCCTACCTGCAGGACCCGCAGCTGGTGCCCACCGGCCGGCTCGCCGAGGGCAGGCCGACGTAG